In Halothermothrix orenii H 168, the sequence ATGTTGTTCAGGAAGGAGATACCCTGATTGATATTGCCAGAAAATATGGAGTTTCTGTTAATGATATTTTAGAGATTAATGGCATTACTGAAAATAGCTGGATAAAATTAGGTCAGGAACTTATAATTCCACAACCTGAAAAGAATAATCTTCCCGATTGGGATTATAAGCTTTTAGGTAAACCAGACAAACTGGACCATTTTAAACTAGATGTTGGTAGTAATTATTCAGTCAGGGTAAATCCAATGCAGTCACTGCCTGAAGTTAAAATACCAGCGGATAAGATTATAACATATCATGTCGGGCTTGGGGATACATTATTTGACCTGGCCCGGAGTTTTAATACTTCTATAGGGGTTATTATGGCCTTAAACAATATGGAGGATAGTATTATCAGGGTCGGTGATAAAATAAAATTACCGATCAATAATTTGACCCCACGCCAGGTTCTGGAGAGGACAATCAATCGAAAAGAACTGGAATTACTGGCAAGGGCTATACATGCTGAAGCCCGTGGCGAGCCATTTATTGGACAGGTTGCTGTTGGTGCTGTAATTATAAACAGGGTATTAAGTCCCCATTTCCCGGATACATTTTACGGGGTAATTTATCAGCCCGGTCAATTTACAGCTGTAGTAGATGGTCAGATTAATTTAACCCCCAACCGCACTGCCTTCAGGGCGGCCAGGGAGGCCTTGAAGGGTAATGACCCGACTATGGGAGCCTTATATTATTATAATCCAAAGACTGCTGAAAACAAATGGTGGTTTGCTACAAGGAGATTGCTGGTAACAATTGGAGACCATGTTTTCGCAAAGTAATATTGTCTTAAGAAGATATTCTATAAAACTTTTTAAAATATATAATTGTAAAGTTTAAAAAATATCTAAGGTGATTTTTATTTATAAATGACTAATCTTTTATAATTCTATTCAGGATTATATGACCCCCTATAGTTTGATTTGTTTCACCTTCTATTAAAATATCTATGGCTTCAATACCAGGAACTGAAAAAAGGGTTCTGGTTATAGCTTCAACTGTATAATTTTCCAGGCCGCCACCTCCTTTAAAATTTTCTTTTAGTTCTCTGGAGAAGTTAACTACAGCCACATTTCTTTTAACTGTCAGGGATTTTATTCTGGTCCCCTTAGGCAGGGGTGATACAAGTCCATCGGGAGATGTTTTGAGCTGATTTAAGGCATGAATGGCCATTATTTCGTTTAGTTTCAGGCCACTGTATTTTTTGTTTAAGAGGACAGCAGTTGGATATGAGAGTTCTTTGCGGACCAGAAACATTGCTCCGTTGTAAGTCCCTATATAATATGTAAACATTCCTTTTTTGTCTTTTTTTATGGTTGGAGTACCATCTGTTGTTGGTTTTTCAGGATTACCAAAACTTGATTGTAAATAATTAATAATTCCTTTTGTAATTGCCCGGGCCAGATTTTTCTGGTATTCAGGATCAGTTAATTTTTTACGATCAACCGGGTTTGAGATAAAGCCTGCCTCTATTAAGACTGCCGGGCAGGGGGATTGTTTCAGTACATAATAATTCCCTTTACTAAGGCTTCTATTATTTTCCTGCCTGATCATGACCAGTTCTTCATGAATGTATTTTGCCAGCTCTTTACTTTCAGAAGAGTCAGGTTTATAGAATACCTGACTACCCGAGGGTTGACTGGTAGGAAAATTATTTATATGAATACTGATAAATAGATCGGCTTGATATTCTCTGGCAATCTCCGGTCTATGTTTCAGGTCTTTATTCCTGTCATTCTGGTAAAGTTTGTCTTCATTTCTGGTCATTATAGGAATTATATTTACTTTTTTAAGTTCATCTACCAGATGTCTGGCTATTTCAAGGTTAATATCTTTTTCAAATATATTACCATGGTGGGTTCCTGTATCTATACTCCCATGTCCTGGATCAACTACGACTTTAAAAACCATATCCTTAGTATTGGTTGGAATAGAATGGAGACTAAAATATAAAAGGGTTGCAAGAACAATACCACCTAGCAGCAAACCAATAATTTTTTTATTCAACTTTAATATAAGAAACATAATTTACCTCCGTTTTTGTAGAGTTTTTATAATTTTTTGTAATAGTGTTTCTCTGTAAATATACACCCGTTTTTAATCCTTTATAATTTTACCTATGATTTTTACAATTATATTCAATATATATTTTCATAATTTTTATTTATGTTATTGTTTTATTTTGTGTTTAAGAAGTTTTATATTATAAATCTTTAATCTGACAGTTATTAAAAAGAATATAATCCCTCCAGTTTGCATAAGTTTTATTTAGGAATAAATTGGAGGGATTAGAATGAATCGTATTTTAACCCTGGGAAAAAAAAGTATACTTGGTCTGGGGTTGCTTTTTTTTATTTCTGTATTTACGATCGGCTTTTTCGCGGGTGATAAATATGGTGATGTTATCCCTGTTTTGAATAAAAGACTGGTTCCCATATATAAGGTTGACAGGGTTGATAAAAAAATATCCATAACTCTGGATGGTACCTGGGGTGCTAATTATACAGAAGAATTACTTGATATTTTTGAAGAAAATGATGTGAAGGTTACATTTTTTTTTGCTGGTTACTGGCTGGAGAAATATCCTGATCTTGTTAAAAAGATAGCAGTTGAAGGTCATGATGTTGAAAACCATACTTATACCCATCCCCATTGTAATTCTTTATCACCTGAACAAATAGAAGATGAACTAGAAAGAACCTCAGATTTAATTGAAGAATTAATAGGTAAGAGACCGAGATTTTTCCGTCCCCCATTTGGTGAATATAATAATAAGGTTATTGAAACTGCGACCGGTCTTGATTATCAGGTAGTACAATGGAGTCTTGATTCCCTTGACTGGCAAGAACCGGGTGTGCAGTATATTGTTGACCGTATTTTAAACAATGTTACATCTGGTGAAATTGTATTAATGCATAATAATGCTCCCCATACTCCTGAAGCATTAAGGATATTAATTCCGGAGTTAAAAAAACGGGGTTTTAAAATAGTCCCCCTGTCTGAATTAGTATATAAAGATAATTATTATATTCAGTCCCATTCCGGATTACAGGTAAGACAGAAGGGGGCAGGTGATAGAAATTGATAAAAAAATATGTTGTGGTTATTGCCTTATTTATTGGAATTGTAGCCGGTATGGCCCGGCATGAATTAACCATGCCAGTTGTTAGCAGGCCAGATAGTCCCTTTTACCATGGTGTCAGGGGAAGAAATCAGGTAGCTATTACCGTTAATGTGGACTGGGGGGAAAAATACCTTCCGGGTATGTTGAGGATATTACATGAGAACCAGGTAAAAGTAACTTTTTTTGTGACAGGAAAATGGGCCCGAAAATGTCCTGATCTCCTGCAGGAAATGGCTGCAATGGGACATGAAATTGGGAATCATGGATATAACCATGCCCACCCGAAGCAGCTCAGCAATGAGGCTTTGGCAAAGTTAATTAAGGATAATGAAGAATTAATATACAAGGTAACCGGTCAAAGAACAAAGCTTTTTGCCCCACCATATGGTGAAGTTGATTCCAGGATAACAAAGGTTGCCAGCAAGCTGGGTTATGATACCATAATGTGGTCAGCTGATACAGTTGACTGGCAAAGGCCTTCACCGGATATCATTGTGCAAAGAGTAATGGCGAAAATTGACGATGGTGGTATAATTCTGATGCATCCAACTGAACCAACTCTTTATGCCCTTGAAGATATAATTAATAATCTGAGACAGAGAGGATATGAGATAGTAACCGTATCTGAATTAATATCAAAGTAAACTGGAAATAACTCCAAATTCCTGTGCGTGTTCATTAAAAAATGTATCCCAATTGATAATTAATATCAATAGTTATAAAATATATAGTAATTATAAATAAAATTGAGGTGATACTGGATGAAAATCAAAGTTAAAAGATTGGACAAAACTTTACCTTTACCTGAATACCAGCATTATGGTGAAGATGCTGGTATGGATTTATATTCTGCTGAAGATAAAGTCCTTAAGCCCGGTGAATACAAATTAATAAAAACAGGCATAAAAATTGCTATACCAGAAGGGTATGGAGGTTTTGTTTATCCGCGAAGTGGATTGGCATTAAAACATGGGATTACAGTGTTAAATGCAGATGGTGTTATTGATCCCGGTTATCGGGGAGAGGTTGGGGTAATCCTGATTAATCATAGTTCGTGTTCTTTTGAAATTAAGAAAGGGGACCGGATTGCCCAGTTGATAATACATAAAACCTATGAAATTGAGTGGGAAGAAGTCGAGGACCTGGATAATAGCACCAGGGGAACTGGAGGTTTTGGTCATACGGGTATTTAGCTGGAGTGGTTGTAATGAAATTAAGAGACCTTAGTGGAAAAAAGTTAATAAACATTAAAACCGGTCGGGTCCTTGGTACAGTCAGGGATACTGATCTGGTTTTTGAGACTAATACCGGAAGTATTGAATCTATTATATTTCAGCAGAAGGGTCTTAAAGGAGAAAAGTATATAGTTATTCCGGTTGGGGCTATAAAACAGGTAGGCACCAGAGTAATACTGGTAGATTTGAATGAATAAAAGAAAACATATATGTAAATTATATTTTTTAGAACAGGTAAGTTAATTAAAACAAAGGAGGTAATAAAGTGCCTACCGTAGTAGGAGTATTTGATAATAAGGAGCAGGCAGAAAGGGCAGTTGAAGAAATCAGAAATGCCGGAGTGACTGATGACAAAATATCCATTGTAGCTAAAGAGGATGCTGTTAAAGGTGATAGAAACCAGGAAGGTGCAAACTATACCAATCAGAATCTGACCAGTGGGGTAACTTCTGGTGGAGCCCTTGGAGGTTTAGCCGGGCTTATGGCCGGTGCCGGAGCTCTTACAATCCCGAGTATTGGACCCATTCTGGCTGTAGGGCCCCTTGCAGCTGGTCTAACAGGAGCAGCAGTTGGAGGAGTTGCCGGTGGACTGGTTGATATGGGGGTTCCCCAGGAGAGGGGAGAATACTATGAAAATGAAGTCAAAAGAGGTTCAATACTGGCAGCCGTCAAAGCCGATCAGGAAGTAGTAAATGATGCTGCATCCTATTTAAGGAAAAATGGTGCCAGGGATGTTGAAACCCATTAAAAATTATTAAAGGTTCAGGGTATTAAAGCACCCTTATTATATATAAGGGTGCTTTTTTTATATAACTTTTATTTTTGATACCT encodes:
- a CDS encoding cell wall hydrolase, which gives rise to MSINNKYKKYCLISILTLVLLISLTLISTAGPKFTLIYVVQEGDTLIDIARKYGVSVNDILEINGITENSWIKLGQELIIPQPEKNNLPDWDYKLLGKPDKLDHFKLDVGSNYSVRVNPMQSLPEVKIPADKIITYHVGLGDTLFDLARSFNTSIGVIMALNNMEDSIIRVGDKIKLPINNLTPRQVLERTINRKELELLARAIHAEARGEPFIGQVAVGAVIINRVLSPHFPDTFYGVIYQPGQFTAVVDGQINLTPNRTAFRAAREALKGNDPTMGALYYYNPKTAENKWWFATRRLLVTIGDHVFAK
- a CDS encoding polysaccharide deacetylase family protein; the encoded protein is MIKKYVVVIALFIGIVAGMARHELTMPVVSRPDSPFYHGVRGRNQVAITVNVDWGEKYLPGMLRILHENQVKVTFFVTGKWARKCPDLLQEMAAMGHEIGNHGYNHAHPKQLSNEALAKLIKDNEELIYKVTGQRTKLFAPPYGEVDSRITKVASKLGYDTIMWSADTVDWQRPSPDIIVQRVMAKIDDGGIILMHPTEPTLYALEDIINNLRQRGYEIVTVSELISK
- a CDS encoding YlmC/YmxH family sporulation protein produces the protein MKLRDLSGKKLINIKTGRVLGTVRDTDLVFETNTGSIESIIFQQKGLKGEKYIVIPVGAIKQVGTRVILVDLNE
- a CDS encoding polysaccharide deacetylase family protein; protein product: MNRILTLGKKSILGLGLLFFISVFTIGFFAGDKYGDVIPVLNKRLVPIYKVDRVDKKISITLDGTWGANYTEELLDIFEENDVKVTFFFAGYWLEKYPDLVKKIAVEGHDVENHTYTHPHCNSLSPEQIEDELERTSDLIEELIGKRPRFFRPPFGEYNNKVIETATGLDYQVVQWSLDSLDWQEPGVQYIVDRILNNVTSGEIVLMHNNAPHTPEALRILIPELKKRGFKIVPLSELVYKDNYYIQSHSGLQVRQKGAGDRN
- the dut gene encoding dUTP diphosphatase, yielding MKIKVKRLDKTLPLPEYQHYGEDAGMDLYSAEDKVLKPGEYKLIKTGIKIAIPEGYGGFVYPRSGLALKHGITVLNADGVIDPGYRGEVGVILINHSSCSFEIKKGDRIAQLIIHKTYEIEWEEVEDLDNSTRGTGGFGHTGI
- a CDS encoding N-acetylmuramoyl-L-alanine amidase; the protein is MFLILKLNKKIIGLLLGGIVLATLLYFSLHSIPTNTKDMVFKVVVDPGHGSIDTGTHHGNIFEKDINLEIARHLVDELKKVNIIPIMTRNEDKLYQNDRNKDLKHRPEIAREYQADLFISIHINNFPTSQPSGSQVFYKPDSSESKELAKYIHEELVMIRQENNRSLSKGNYYVLKQSPCPAVLIEAGFISNPVDRKKLTDPEYQKNLARAITKGIINYLQSSFGNPEKPTTDGTPTIKKDKKGMFTYYIGTYNGAMFLVRKELSYPTAVLLNKKYSGLKLNEIMAIHALNQLKTSPDGLVSPLPKGTRIKSLTVKRNVAVVNFSRELKENFKGGGGLENYTVEAITRTLFSVPGIEAIDILIEGETNQTIGGHIILNRIIKD
- a CDS encoding general stress protein, producing the protein MPTVVGVFDNKEQAERAVEEIRNAGVTDDKISIVAKEDAVKGDRNQEGANYTNQNLTSGVTSGGALGGLAGLMAGAGALTIPSIGPILAVGPLAAGLTGAAVGGVAGGLVDMGVPQERGEYYENEVKRGSILAAVKADQEVVNDAASYLRKNGARDVETH